A genomic window from Sphingomonas taxi includes:
- a CDS encoding response regulator → MMSQQHNAGASGDEPAAILVVDDDREIRTLLTQSLGARGYRVQAAANTREMDAVLERDRIDAVLLDVMMPGEDGISACRRITRDGGPAVIMLSALGEERDRIVGLEIGASHYLTKPCSAREVIATVRAALRSRQQAEPADRSRLSFDGWTMDLMAHELFDTQGVLVGLTDGEFALLRVFAERPRRVLSRELLLEAARGPNSEAFDRAIDVQISRLRRKLRSGGDDIIRTIRNEGYLFVPAVART, encoded by the coding sequence ATGATGAGCCAACAGCACAATGCAGGGGCATCGGGGGACGAACCGGCGGCGATCCTGGTGGTCGACGACGATCGCGAGATCCGTACCCTGCTGACCCAGAGCCTCGGCGCGCGCGGCTATCGCGTGCAGGCCGCCGCCAACACCCGCGAGATGGACGCGGTGCTGGAGCGCGACCGGATCGACGCGGTGCTGCTCGACGTGATGATGCCGGGCGAGGACGGCATCTCCGCCTGCCGCCGCATCACCCGCGACGGGGGCCCGGCGGTCATCATGCTGAGCGCCTTGGGCGAGGAACGCGACCGCATCGTCGGGCTGGAGATCGGTGCGAGCCATTACCTGACCAAGCCGTGCAGCGCGCGCGAGGTGATCGCCACCGTTCGCGCCGCGCTGCGCAGCCGGCAGCAGGCCGAGCCCGCCGACCGGTCGCGGCTGAGCTTCGACGGCTGGACGATGGACCTGATGGCGCATGAATTGTTCGACACGCAGGGCGTGCTGGTCGGGCTGACCGATGGTGAGTTCGCGCTGCTGCGCGTCTTCGCCGAGCGGCCGCGGCGGGTGCTGTCGCGCGAGTTGCTGCTCGAGGCGGCGCGCGGTCCCAACAGCGAGGCGTTCGATCGCGCGATCGACGTGCAGATCAGCCGGCTGCGGCGCAAGCTGCGCAGCGGCGGCGACGACATCATCCGTACCATCCGCAACGAAGGCTATCTGTTCGTGCCGGCGGTGGCGCGGACATGA
- a CDS encoding GreA/GreB family elongation factor, with protein sequence MSVAFRRESDEEHLEPKFELPIPSAPNLVTAAGKRLIEERIATLEAAIAAADAPAVDALRRDLRYWQTRRTTAVPTAAPADGSAGFGTRVTIRLAGKTRTIAIVGDDEADPPADRLAYGAPLAHALIGAEPDDVLAFNGRDAAIEVLAVEAIDPRED encoded by the coding sequence ATGAGTGTCGCCTTCCGCCGCGAGAGCGACGAGGAGCATCTGGAGCCCAAGTTCGAGCTGCCCATCCCGAGTGCACCCAATCTCGTCACCGCCGCGGGCAAGCGGCTGATCGAGGAGCGGATCGCCACGCTGGAGGCGGCGATCGCCGCCGCCGATGCGCCGGCGGTCGACGCGCTGCGCCGGGATCTGCGCTATTGGCAGACGCGCCGCACCACCGCGGTGCCCACCGCCGCGCCGGCGGACGGCAGCGCCGGCTTCGGCACGCGGGTGACGATCCGCCTCGCGGGCAAGACCCGGACGATCGCGATCGTCGGCGACGACGAGGCCGACCCGCCTGCCGACCGGCTCGCCTATGGCGCCCCGCTGGCGCATGCGCTGATCGGCGCCGAGCCCGACGACGTGCTCGCCTTCAATGGTCGCGACGCGGCGATCGAGGTGCTCGCGGTCGAAGCGATCGATCCGCGGGAGGACTAG
- the moaD gene encoding molybdopterin converting factor subunit 1 has translation MRLEMLYFAWVRERMGRSQEMVEAPAAVTTVAALVDWLAARDEVSAEALADRGRLRAAVDQAFVTMDATILGAREVALFPPVTGG, from the coding sequence ATGCGACTCGAGATGCTCTATTTCGCCTGGGTGCGCGAGCGCATGGGCCGGTCGCAGGAAATGGTCGAGGCGCCCGCCGCGGTGACGACGGTGGCGGCGCTGGTCGACTGGCTGGCGGCGCGCGACGAGGTCAGCGCCGAGGCGCTGGCCGATCGCGGGCGGCTGCGTGCGGCGGTGGATCAGGCGTTCGTGACGATGGACGCGACGATCCTCGGCGCGCGCGAGGTGGCGCTGTTCCCGCCGGTGACGGGCGGATGA
- a CDS encoding sulfite exporter TauE/SafE family protein has protein sequence MPDFLLAIDWTQVLPFVAIGFAAQVVDGALGMAFGVINSTLLVTVMGVPPAVASASVHAVETFTTAASGISHIAHRNVDWKLFRRLVIPGVIGAALGATLLSNVDASVAKPFVMAYLACIGLYLLFRAVKGRIEPRTPKVIAPLGLVGGFLDAAGGGGWGPVVTSNLLIQGATPRHTIGTVNTAEFFLTATASITFFIALGWSAFTLHTLGILIGGLVAAPLGGILAKRVPTRGLMAMVGVLLTLTSAWSIYAALAK, from the coding sequence ATGCCCGACTTCCTCCTCGCCATCGACTGGACCCAGGTGCTGCCGTTCGTCGCGATCGGCTTCGCCGCCCAGGTGGTCGACGGCGCGCTCGGCATGGCATTCGGCGTGATCAACTCGACGCTGCTGGTGACGGTGATGGGCGTGCCGCCCGCGGTCGCCTCCGCCAGCGTCCATGCGGTCGAGACCTTCACCACCGCCGCCTCCGGGATCAGCCACATCGCGCATCGCAACGTCGACTGGAAGCTGTTCCGCCGGCTGGTCATCCCCGGCGTGATCGGCGCGGCGCTCGGCGCGACCCTGCTCAGCAACGTCGATGCCTCGGTCGCCAAGCCGTTCGTGATGGCCTATCTCGCCTGCATCGGCCTCTATCTGCTGTTCCGCGCGGTGAAGGGCCGGATCGAGCCGCGCACGCCCAAGGTGATCGCGCCGCTCGGCCTCGTCGGCGGCTTCCTCGATGCGGCGGGCGGCGGCGGCTGGGGGCCGGTCGTCACCTCCAACCTGCTGATCCAGGGCGCGACCCCGCGCCATACGATCGGCACGGTCAACACCGCCGAATTCTTCCTGACCGCGACCGCCTCGATCACCTTCTTCATCGCGCTCGGCTGGTCGGCGTTCACGCTGCACACGCTCGGCATCCTGATCGGCGGCCTCGTCGCCGCGCCGCTCGGCGGCATCCTCGCCAAGCGCGTGCCGACTCGCGGGCTGATGGCGATGGTCGGCGTGCTGCTGACGCTGACCAGCGCCTGGTCGATCTACGCCGCACTCGCGAAATAA
- the ahpF gene encoding alkyl hydroperoxide reductase subunit F: protein MLDANLTQQLKAYLVNIREPIELVASLGDDAKSQQMRELIDEIAALSDKITTATGDDARRPSFMIRRTGTDIGVRFAGLPMGHEFTSLVLALLQVGGHPSKAAQDLLDQVRGLDGDYRFETYFSLSCANCPDVVQALNLMAVLNPRVTHTAIDGALFQDEVASRKVMAVPTVFLNGEVFGQGRMELEQIVAKLDTGASARAAASIAAKDAFDVLVVGGGPAGAAAAIYTARKGIRTGILAERFGGQVADTMAIENLVSVPHTEGPKLVADLERHVREYDVDIMNLQRAEKLIPAPEGGLHELVLENGASLKARTVILSTGARWRQMNVPGEDAYKNKGVAYCPHCDGPLFKGKRVAVIGGGNSGVEAAIDLAGLVAHVTLIEYDTDLRADAVLQRKLASLTNVTIITSALTTEVHGDGDKVTALSYRDRTHGTMHRVELEGIFVQIGLVPNTEWLAGSIALSPRGEIEVDDRGHTSQPGIFAAGDATTVPFKQIVIAMGAGSTAALAAFDHLIRLPAEETHDWEEAAE, encoded by the coding sequence ATGCTCGACGCCAATCTGACGCAGCAGCTGAAGGCCTATCTGGTCAACATCCGCGAGCCCATCGAACTGGTCGCCAGCCTGGGCGACGACGCCAAGTCGCAGCAGATGCGCGAGCTGATCGACGAGATCGCCGCACTGTCCGACAAGATCACCACCGCGACCGGCGACGATGCGCGCCGCCCCAGCTTCATGATCCGCCGCACCGGCACCGATATCGGCGTGCGCTTCGCCGGCCTGCCGATGGGGCATGAATTCACCTCGCTGGTGCTGGCGCTGCTCCAGGTCGGCGGTCATCCGTCGAAGGCGGCGCAGGACCTGCTCGACCAAGTCCGCGGCCTCGACGGCGACTATCGGTTCGAGACCTATTTCTCGCTGTCCTGCGCCAATTGCCCCGACGTGGTGCAGGCGCTCAACCTGATGGCGGTCCTTAATCCGCGCGTGACGCACACCGCGATCGACGGCGCGCTGTTCCAGGACGAGGTCGCCAGCCGCAAGGTGATGGCGGTGCCGACGGTCTTCCTCAACGGCGAGGTGTTCGGCCAGGGCCGGATGGAGCTGGAGCAGATCGTCGCCAAGCTCGACACCGGCGCCTCGGCGCGGGCCGCGGCGTCGATCGCCGCCAAGGATGCGTTCGACGTGCTCGTCGTCGGCGGCGGCCCCGCCGGTGCCGCGGCGGCGATCTACACCGCGCGCAAGGGCATCCGCACCGGCATCCTCGCCGAGCGGTTCGGCGGTCAGGTCGCCGACACGATGGCGATCGAGAATCTCGTCTCGGTGCCGCATACCGAGGGGCCGAAGCTGGTCGCCGATCTCGAACGCCACGTCCGCGAATATGACGTCGACATCATGAACCTCCAGCGCGCCGAAAAGCTGATCCCGGCGCCCGAGGGCGGCCTGCACGAACTGGTGCTGGAAAATGGCGCATCGCTCAAGGCGCGCACCGTCATCCTGTCGACCGGCGCGCGCTGGCGGCAGATGAACGTGCCGGGCGAGGACGCCTATAAGAACAAGGGTGTCGCTTATTGCCCGCATTGCGACGGCCCGCTGTTCAAGGGCAAGCGCGTCGCGGTGATCGGCGGCGGCAACTCGGGCGTCGAGGCGGCGATCGACCTCGCCGGGCTGGTCGCGCACGTCACGCTGATCGAATATGACACCGACCTGCGCGCCGATGCCGTGCTCCAGCGCAAGCTCGCCAGCCTGACCAACGTCACGATCATCACCTCGGCGCTGACCACCGAAGTGCATGGCGACGGCGACAAGGTAACCGCGCTCTCCTATCGCGATCGCACCCACGGCACGATGCACCGCGTCGAGCTGGAGGGGATCTTCGTGCAGATCGGACTGGTGCCGAACACCGAGTGGCTGGCGGGATCGATCGCCCTGTCTCCGCGTGGCGAGATCGAGGTCGACGACCGCGGCCACACGTCGCAGCCGGGCATCTTCGCCGCGGGCGATGCGACCACCGTGCCGTTCAAGCAGATCGTGATCGCGATGGGTGCCGGCTCCACCGCCGCGCTGGCGGCGTTCGACCACCTCATCCGCCTCCCCGCGGAAGAAACGCACGACTGGGAAGAAGCGGCGGAATAA
- the pgsA gene encoding CDP-diacylglycerol--glycerol-3-phosphate 3-phosphatidyltransferase, whose amino-acid sequence MLTLPNLLTLSRIVAVPLLVAFLWWPRWEAGFGIAFALYCLMGITDYFDGYLARAQGAVSKLGVFLDPIADKIMVAAVILMLVGTRHDDSALITGVHLIAALIILLREIAVSGLREFLAGLQVSLPVSKLAKWKTTLQLVAFGALILAGALPAQAWIKVTGLGCLWAAAALTLVTGWDYLRVGLKHMD is encoded by the coding sequence ATGCTGACCTTGCCCAACCTCCTGACGCTGTCGCGGATCGTCGCGGTGCCGTTGCTCGTCGCCTTCCTGTGGTGGCCGCGGTGGGAGGCGGGGTTCGGGATCGCCTTCGCGCTCTACTGCCTGATGGGGATCACCGATTATTTCGACGGCTATCTCGCCCGCGCGCAGGGGGCGGTGTCGAAGCTCGGCGTGTTCCTCGATCCGATCGCCGACAAGATCATGGTCGCCGCGGTGATCCTGATGCTCGTCGGCACGCGGCACGACGACAGCGCGCTCATCACCGGCGTCCACCTGATCGCCGCGCTGATCATCCTGCTGCGCGAGATCGCGGTGTCGGGGCTGCGCGAATTCCTCGCCGGCCTGCAGGTGTCGCTGCCGGTGTCGAAGCTCGCCAAGTGGAAGACGACGCTGCAGCTCGTCGCGTTCGGCGCGCTGATCCTCGCCGGGGCGCTGCCGGCGCAGGCGTGGATCAAGGTGACCGGGCTCGGCTGCCTGTGGGCGGCGGCGGCGCTGACGCTGGTGACGGGCTGGGATTATCTGCGCGTCGGCCTGAAGCATATGGACTGA
- a CDS encoding MFS transporter, whose protein sequence is MLNAMGLLKQRRFLPLFTTQFLGAFNDNLFKTSMVLFATYAIFNDPHMETNFNALATGIAILPFFLFSALAGQLADSHDKARIIRIVKTAEIGIMLLGAAGLMVARAGLPTLGVALMLGAVLFLGVHSTFFGPIKYAILPQHLKAQDVLGGTGLVEAGTYLAILLGTIVAGYVPIEGAAILVLVVAAIGWFAARQIPPAPREGPRLKLNYNPFTASWRLIRTTMHIPRLFLAICAISFFWTIGAVLIIIFPPLVKNVLTADKMVASGAIAVFSVGVAIGSVVINTMLKGRISARYSPLSVIAMGGFVVVFSVLCRTWIPAAPGQYYDWTQFVAQPRAIPIMLSLLAIATTGGMFVVPLYAFLTTTVEKDQTARTVAANNVVNSGAMTLGSIAAIGINIAGVQPVDMLFLVAAMCLISAWIAQRLHRACD, encoded by the coding sequence ATGCTGAATGCCATGGGGTTGCTGAAGCAGCGCCGCTTCCTGCCCCTCTTCACCACCCAGTTCCTCGGCGCCTTCAACGACAATCTGTTCAAGACGTCGATGGTGCTGTTCGCGACCTATGCGATCTTCAACGATCCGCACATGGAGACGAACTTCAACGCGCTGGCGACGGGTATCGCGATCCTGCCCTTCTTCCTGTTCTCGGCGCTCGCCGGACAATTGGCGGACAGCCACGACAAGGCGCGGATCATCCGCATCGTCAAGACCGCCGAGATCGGCATTATGCTGCTCGGCGCCGCCGGGCTGATGGTCGCGCGCGCCGGCCTGCCGACGCTCGGCGTTGCGCTGATGCTCGGCGCGGTGTTGTTCCTCGGCGTCCATTCGACCTTCTTCGGGCCGATCAAATACGCGATCCTGCCGCAGCATCTCAAAGCGCAGGACGTGCTCGGCGGCACCGGGCTGGTCGAGGCGGGGACCTATCTCGCGATCCTGCTCGGCACGATCGTCGCCGGCTACGTCCCGATCGAGGGCGCGGCGATCCTCGTCCTCGTCGTTGCGGCGATCGGCTGGTTCGCCGCGCGCCAGATTCCGCCGGCGCCGCGCGAGGGACCGCGACTCAAGCTCAACTACAATCCGTTCACCGCCTCGTGGCGGCTGATCCGCACGACAATGCACATCCCGCGGCTGTTCCTCGCGATCTGCGCGATCAGCTTCTTCTGGACGATCGGTGCGGTGCTCATCATCATCTTCCCGCCGCTGGTGAAGAACGTGCTCACCGCCGACAAGATGGTGGCGAGCGGCGCGATCGCGGTCTTCTCGGTCGGCGTCGCGATCGGTTCGGTGGTCATCAATACGATGCTGAAGGGGCGGATCAGCGCGCGCTACTCGCCGCTGTCGGTGATCGCGATGGGCGGCTTCGTCGTCGTCTTCTCGGTCCTGTGCCGCACCTGGATCCCGGCGGCGCCGGGCCAATATTACGACTGGACGCAATTCGTCGCCCAGCCGCGCGCCATCCCGATCATGCTGAGCCTGCTGGCGATCGCCACCACCGGCGGCATGTTCGTCGTGCCGCTCTACGCCTTCCTCACCACCACGGTGGAGAAGGACCAGACCGCGCGCACCGTCGCGGCGAACAACGTCGTCAATTCGGGCGCGATGACCTTGGGGTCGATCGCAGCGATCGGCATCAACATCGCCGGCGTCCAGCCGGTCGACATGCTGTTCCTCGTCGCCGCGATGTGCCTGATCTCGGCCTGGATCGCGCAGCGGCTGCATCGCGCCTGCGACTGA
- a CDS encoding sensor histidine kinase, with translation MSWRPASRLGIGWVAKSLFWRVFLVMLLSVATVQALNVALVVFITPPTPRIFSVPQVATALRTGRDATGEVLVTREASNPAPYDARGARIRRLMAAQLELPLDLVHVHFGGPPPIVFGPMPRREGYPERARSPDARNQILFGRFTVSVHQPDGSWRIARAARTGFESWRWRAFLWLLAALVAIAPFAWLLARRLTKPIAAFGAAAERLGRDPRAAPLPLGGPAEIADAAAAFNRMQARLNRYVEDRTMMIAAIAHDLRTPLMRLGLRLERAPEPLRSASEADIRDMQAMIQAALGFFRDGNQIGERRRLDLRSLVESVTDELEDRGEPVTLHDGEPLVIEGDAAGLKSLIANLVGNALKYGGDAEVMLSRIDGHALIEVRDHGPGIAPEDLHRLFEPFFRGERSRNRDTGGIGLGLSSVRGVARAHGGDATIANHPDGGAIARVTLPV, from the coding sequence ATGAGCTGGCGGCCGGCGTCCCGACTGGGGATCGGCTGGGTCGCCAAGTCGCTGTTCTGGCGCGTCTTCCTCGTGATGCTGCTGAGCGTCGCGACGGTGCAGGCGCTCAACGTCGCGCTGGTCGTGTTCATCACCCCGCCGACGCCGCGCATCTTCTCGGTGCCGCAGGTCGCCACCGCGCTGCGCACCGGCCGCGACGCGACCGGCGAGGTGCTGGTGACGCGCGAGGCGAGCAACCCCGCGCCTTACGATGCGCGCGGTGCGCGGATCCGGCGGCTGATGGCGGCACAGCTCGAACTGCCGCTCGACCTCGTCCACGTCCATTTCGGCGGGCCGCCGCCGATCGTCTTCGGGCCGATGCCGCGACGCGAGGGCTATCCCGAACGGGCGCGCTCGCCCGATGCGCGCAATCAGATCCTGTTCGGGCGCTTCACCGTCTCGGTGCATCAGCCCGACGGCAGCTGGCGGATCGCGCGGGCGGCGCGCACCGGCTTCGAAAGCTGGCGGTGGCGGGCGTTCCTGTGGCTGCTGGCGGCGCTGGTCGCGATCGCGCCCTTCGCCTGGCTGCTGGCGCGGCGGCTGACCAAGCCGATCGCCGCCTTCGGCGCGGCGGCGGAGCGGCTCGGCCGCGATCCGCGCGCGGCACCGTTGCCGCTCGGCGGGCCGGCGGAGATCGCCGACGCGGCGGCGGCGTTCAACCGCATGCAGGCGCGGCTCAATCGCTATGTCGAGGATCGCACGATGATGATCGCGGCGATCGCGCACGACCTGCGCACGCCGCTGATGCGGCTGGGCCTGCGGCTGGAGCGCGCGCCCGAGCCGCTGCGCAGCGCCAGCGAGGCGGACATCCGCGACATGCAGGCGATGATCCAGGCGGCGCTCGGCTTCTTCCGCGACGGCAACCAGATCGGCGAGCGGCGCCGGCTCGACCTGCGCTCGCTGGTCGAGAGCGTCACCGACGAACTGGAGGATCGCGGCGAGCCGGTGACGCTCCACGACGGCGAGCCGCTGGTGATCGAGGGCGATGCGGCGGGGCTGAAGTCGCTGATCGCCAACCTCGTCGGCAATGCGCTCAAATATGGCGGCGATGCCGAGGTGATGCTGAGCCGGATCGACGGCCATGCGCTGATCGAGGTGCGCGACCATGGTCCCGGCATCGCGCCCGAGGATCTGCATCGCCTGTTCGAGCCCTTCTTCCGCGGCGAGCGGTCGCGCAACCGCGATACCGGCGGGATCGGGCTGGGGCTGAGCAGCGTGCGCGGCGTCGCGCGCGCGCACGGCGGCGATGCGACGATCGCCAACCATCCCGACGGCGGCGCGATCGCGCGGGTGACGTTGCCGGTGTAG
- the ahpC gene encoding alkyl hydroperoxide reductase subunit C — protein MALIGSKLKPFTTQAYKEGKFVSVSDSDVLGKWAVFFFYPADFTFVCPTELEDLADVYPTLQKMGVEVYSVSTDTHFSHKAWHDSSPAIGKINYFMLGDQNHSISTNFEILREGQGLADRGTFVVDPEGVIQLIEVTSEGVGRNAAELLRKIKAAQYIAAHPGEVCPAKWEEGEETLAPSLDLVGKI, from the coding sequence ATGGCCCTCATCGGCAGCAAACTGAAGCCGTTCACCACCCAGGCCTATAAGGAAGGCAAGTTCGTCAGCGTCAGCGACAGCGACGTGCTCGGCAAGTGGGCGGTCTTCTTCTTCTACCCGGCCGATTTCACCTTCGTCTGCCCGACCGAGCTGGAGGACCTCGCCGACGTCTATCCGACGCTGCAGAAGATGGGCGTCGAGGTGTACAGCGTGTCGACCGATACGCACTTCAGCCACAAGGCGTGGCACGACAGCTCGCCGGCGATCGGCAAGATCAACTATTTCATGCTGGGCGACCAGAACCACAGCATCAGCACCAATTTCGAGATCCTGCGCGAAGGCCAGGGCCTCGCCGATCGCGGCACCTTCGTGGTCGATCCCGAGGGCGTCATTCAGCTGATCGAAGTGACCTCGGAAGGCGTCGGCCGCAACGCCGCCGAACTGCTGCGCAAGATCAAGGCCGCGCAGTATATCGCTGCGCACCCGGGCGAAGTCTGCCCGGCGAAGTGGGAAGAGGGTGAGGAAACGCTCGCCCCCAGCCTCGACCTCGTCGGCAAGATCTAA
- the epsC gene encoding serine O-acetyltransferase EpsC, protein MFGRLAAYLDSIKARDPAPHSRAEILLYPGVWAVGLHRIAHALYRRRLFFLARLVNHISRAWTAIDIHPGASIGRNFFIDHGFVVIGETAEIGDDVTIYQCVTLGGTSPDNGVAGKRHPTLADGVIIGSGAQVLGPILVGPRARVGANAVVTRDVPEGAVMVGIPARATMVEGGAAATPARFVPYGTPCSEMFDPATQKMEIMRCELESMRKRLDALLGEQMPEAERDRA, encoded by the coding sequence ATGTTCGGACGCTTGGCCGCCTATCTGGATTCGATCAAGGCGCGCGATCCGGCTCCGCATTCGCGCGCCGAGATCCTTCTCTATCCCGGCGTCTGGGCGGTCGGGCTGCATCGCATCGCGCACGCCTTGTACCGGCGGCGGCTGTTCTTCCTCGCCCGGCTGGTCAACCACATCTCCCGCGCCTGGACCGCGATCGATATCCATCCGGGTGCGAGCATCGGCCGCAACTTCTTCATCGATCACGGTTTCGTCGTGATCGGCGAGACCGCGGAGATCGGCGACGACGTCACCATCTACCAATGCGTGACGCTGGGCGGCACCAGTCCCGACAACGGCGTCGCCGGCAAGCGCCACCCGACCCTGGCCGATGGCGTGATCATCGGGTCGGGGGCGCAGGTGCTCGGCCCGATCCTCGTCGGCCCGCGCGCGCGCGTCGGCGCCAATGCGGTGGTGACGCGCGACGTGCCCGAAGGCGCGGTGATGGTCGGCATTCCCGCGCGCGCGACGATGGTCGAGGGCGGCGCGGCGGCGACGCCGGCGCGGTTCGTCCCTTATGGCACACCGTGCAGCGAGATGTTCGATCCGGCGACGCAGAAAATGGAGATCATGCGCTGCGAGCTGGAATCGATGCGCAAGCGGCTCGATGCGCTGCTGGGGGAACAAATGCCCGAAGCGGAGCGTGATCGCGCCTGA
- a CDS encoding molybdenum cofactor biosynthesis protein MoaE: MIRIVVTPEAIDIAAEMALAEAAAGTGAVATFTGLVRADADEAGGVGTLELEHYPGATEAALFRVAAGAVERWALGGATIVHRVGPMTPGTRIVFVAASSAHRAAALEACAYLIDRLKTDAPFWKRETRGGESRWVEARETDAEAAKRWEG; the protein is encoded by the coding sequence ATGATCCGCATCGTCGTCACGCCCGAGGCGATCGATATCGCCGCGGAGATGGCGCTCGCCGAGGCGGCGGCCGGGACCGGCGCGGTCGCGACCTTCACCGGGCTGGTCCGCGCCGACGCGGACGAAGCGGGGGGCGTGGGAACGCTGGAGCTGGAACATTATCCCGGCGCCACCGAGGCGGCGCTGTTCCGGGTCGCCGCCGGGGCGGTGGAGCGCTGGGCGCTGGGCGGGGCGACGATCGTCCACCGCGTCGGGCCGATGACGCCGGGGACGCGGATCGTCTTCGTCGCGGCCTCGTCCGCGCATCGCGCCGCGGCGCTGGAGGCGTGCGCCTATCTGATCGACCGGCTCAAGACCGATGCGCCGTTCTGGAAGCGCGAGACGCGTGGGGGGGAATCGCGCTGGGTCGAGGCGCGCGAGACGGATGCGGAGGCGGCGAAGCGGTGGGAGGGGTAG
- a CDS encoding hydrogen peroxide-inducible genes activator: MAATYLPTLKQLQYLVALKDAGHFGRAADACFVTQSTLSAGLRELETLIGVTLVERTRRVVRFTPLGDRIADKARRVLREAEELGDIARAAGRPLSGEMRMSVIPTIAPFMLPHILPRLRRDYPDLKLFLREEPSGAACEGLHNGRTDCVLLALPFACGDVASHPLFDDRLFVAYQPQDMPSDPPTIPASLIDETRLLLLEDGHCLKDHALSACNRPELRAEATMLGTSLHTIVQMVDNGLGMTMLPEMALKAGILDHTDIVARPLDADNAVRRIALVWRRASPREKDFQLLAEALAEAR; encoded by the coding sequence ATGGCAGCGACCTACCTCCCGACGCTGAAGCAGCTGCAATATCTCGTTGCGCTGAAGGACGCGGGCCATTTCGGCCGTGCCGCCGACGCCTGTTTCGTCACCCAGTCCACCCTCTCCGCCGGCCTGCGCGAGCTCGAGACGCTGATCGGCGTGACGCTGGTCGAGCGCACCCGCCGCGTCGTCCGCTTCACGCCTTTGGGCGACCGGATCGCCGACAAGGCGCGGCGCGTGCTGCGCGAGGCGGAGGAATTGGGCGATATCGCCCGCGCCGCCGGCCGGCCGCTGTCGGGCGAGATGCGGATGAGCGTCATCCCGACGATCGCGCCGTTCATGCTGCCGCACATCCTGCCGCGGCTGCGCCGCGACTATCCCGATCTCAAGCTGTTCCTGCGCGAGGAGCCCTCGGGCGCCGCCTGCGAGGGACTGCACAACGGCCGCACCGATTGCGTGCTGCTCGCTTTGCCCTTCGCCTGCGGCGACGTCGCCTCGCATCCGCTGTTCGACGACCGCCTGTTCGTCGCCTATCAGCCGCAGGACATGCCGAGCGATCCGCCGACGATCCCGGCGTCGCTGATCGACGAGACGCGGCTGCTCCTCCTCGAGGACGGTCATTGCCTCAAGGATCATGCGCTGTCGGCGTGCAACCGCCCGGAATTGCGCGCCGAGGCGACGATGCTTGGCACCTCGCTGCATACGATCGTGCAGATGGTCGACAACGGCCTCGGCATGACGATGCTGCCCGAGATGGCGCTGAAGGCCGGCATCCTCGACCATACCGATATCGTCGCGCGGCCGCTCGACGCCGACAATGCGGTGCGGCGGATCGCGCTGGTCTGGCGCCGCGCCTCGCCACGCGAAAAGGACTTCCAGTTGCTCGCCGAGGCGCTCGCCGAAGCGCGGTAA
- a CDS encoding fasciclin domain-containing protein yields MIRSQTHARRIAALLLAAGLAGCVPPAAAPVSAPPPPPAAAAPVAVDPSHIESDAMIATSIAATPGLNTLAAELRTAELDALLAGNGPYTLFAPTDTAFTRLAPGIAGDLLAPENRAALVALLRYHIVPGTMTTEQLTQRIRAGGGRTVLTTLGGQPITATLTGDVITLTSVTGNRSYVEAADVAQANGVIHVVNGVLVPNLPQ; encoded by the coding sequence GTGATCCGATCCCAGACCCACGCGCGGCGTATCGCCGCGCTGCTTCTCGCCGCCGGCCTCGCCGGTTGCGTGCCGCCCGCGGCCGCGCCGGTCAGCGCGCCGCCGCCGCCGCCGGCCGCCGCCGCACCGGTGGCGGTCGACCCGTCGCACATCGAGTCCGACGCGATGATCGCCACCTCGATCGCGGCGACGCCGGGGCTGAACACGCTGGCGGCGGAGCTTCGCACCGCCGAACTCGACGCGTTGCTCGCCGGCAACGGCCCCTATACCCTGTTCGCGCCCACCGACACGGCGTTCACCCGGCTCGCGCCGGGGATCGCCGGCGATCTGCTCGCCCCCGAGAACCGCGCGGCGCTGGTCGCGTTGCTGCGCTATCATATCGTGCCGGGGACGATGACCACCGAACAGCTCACCCAGCGCATCCGGGCGGGCGGCGGCCGCACGGTGCTGACGACGCTCGGCGGCCAGCCGATCACCGCGACGCTGACCGGCGACGTCATCACGCTGACCAGCGTGACCGGGAACCGCAGCTACGTGGAGGCGGCCGACGTCGCGCAGGCGAACGGCGTGATCCACGTGGTCAACGGCGTGCTGGTACCGAATTTGCCGCAATAA